The following proteins come from a genomic window of Campylobacter concisus:
- a CDS encoding BON domain-containing protein has protein sequence MILKLGIFTFLVLFFCACSSVLTPATAPLNVYDAYSISRDKRGIYSITRDKFIQSKLQSKILFSKGLSNIDIEIECFYGDVYLIGLVDSKELEGKLVELAKNTDGVREIYTYLRIKKPEYPCDSLKILANLKQNLFKDSIVEGTNVRVSIVGCDVVFSGVVDSIEQEKHAIWYAKHINGVADVYSFMKVIK, from the coding sequence ATGATTTTAAAATTAGGCATTTTCACATTTTTGGTTTTATTTTTTTGCGCTTGCTCTTCAGTACTAACCCCAGCGACCGCGCCACTAAATGTCTATGATGCGTACTCGATTTCACGTGATAAAAGGGGTATTTACTCTATCACTCGTGACAAATTTATCCAAAGCAAATTACAAAGTAAAATATTATTTTCAAAAGGTCTTAGCAATATAGATATTGAGATCGAGTGTTTTTACGGCGATGTCTACCTTATAGGGCTGGTTGATAGCAAAGAGCTTGAAGGTAAGCTAGTAGAACTAGCCAAAAATACAGATGGTGTACGAGAAATTTACACCTATCTTCGCATAAAAAAGCCAGAATATCCATGCGATAGTCTAAAAATTCTTGCAAATTTAAAACAAAACCTTTTCAAAGATAGTATAGTTGAAGGAACAAATGTGCGTGTTAGTATCGTTGGCTGCGATGTTGTTTTTAGTGGCGTGGTCGATAGTATAGAGCAAGAAAAGCACGCCATTTGGTATGCTAAGCATATTAATGGCGTAGCCGATGTCTACTCATTTATGAAAGTTATAAAATAA
- a CDS encoding molybdate ABC transporter permease subunit yields MQELTWLFDPLVLSIKVILCQGALLVVFGLALAYLLAFYKGKFRAILEMIVTFPLIFPPIATGFLLLYLLGKNGIVGKALNLEIIFSFKALVLAAFIASLPLFVKPVASALGSLSKSLSEAAYSLGKDRFQTAVFVLFPCIAKSVAAAFILAISRGLGEVGITLILGGNIIGKTDTISLAIYNAVYDGKSDEALVLSLVLVVLSFILFGIINLLDKGKI; encoded by the coding sequence TTGCAAGAGCTCACATGGCTATTTGATCCTCTGGTTTTAAGCATAAAGGTCATTTTATGCCAAGGGGCTTTGCTCGTCGTTTTTGGGCTAGCTTTAGCCTATCTTTTGGCCTTTTATAAAGGTAAATTTAGAGCCATTTTAGAGATGATCGTCACTTTCCCACTCATCTTTCCGCCTATTGCGACTGGATTTTTACTGCTTTATCTGCTTGGCAAAAATGGTATCGTAGGCAAGGCTTTAAATTTAGAAATTATTTTTAGTTTTAAGGCTCTTGTGTTAGCTGCTTTTATAGCTTCGCTGCCGCTATTTGTAAAGCCTGTCGCTTCTGCTCTTGGCTCACTTTCAAAGAGCCTAAGTGAAGCAGCATACAGCCTTGGGAAAGATAGATTTCAAACAGCTGTTTTTGTTCTCTTTCCATGTATTGCAAAAAGCGTAGCGGCAGCTTTTATCTTAGCGATCTCGCGTGGGCTTGGCGAGGTTGGCATAACACTTATACTTGGCGGAAATATAATAGGAAAGACTGACACTATCTCGCTTGCCATTTATAATGCCGTATACGATGGCAAAAGCGATGAAGCACTGGTTTTAAGCCTTGTTTTGGTTGTGTTAAGTTTCATTTTGTTTGGGATTATAAATTTGCTTGATAAAGGTAAAATTTAA
- the modA gene encoding molybdate ABC transporter substrate-binding protein: MKKFLLLLAAIFAFGNENLLVSAGGGYKKIVEAVAQNLKKDGVNIDTSFANITAIMAQAKEGKTDIIVGDEDFLKKSDLKIAEYVNLGSGALVLATKKGVKIEKVEELKVLSKIAMPDAAKTVYGKRANEFMQNAKISDELKDKILAVAGVPQVVTYILNGEVDAGFINQTELNAHKDEFGSFILIDKALYAPANIVAAKLEGCDKKTDCVKFLDELKSERSKEIYTKFGIR, encoded by the coding sequence ATGAAAAAATTTTTACTTCTACTGGCCGCAATTTTTGCATTTGGCAATGAAAATTTGCTAGTAAGTGCTGGTGGCGGATATAAAAAGATAGTTGAGGCAGTCGCACAAAATCTTAAAAAAGATGGCGTAAATATCGACACTTCTTTTGCGAACATCACAGCTATCATGGCTCAGGCAAAAGAGGGCAAAACTGACATAATCGTAGGCGATGAGGACTTTTTGAAAAAGTCTGATCTAAAGATCGCTGAGTATGTAAATTTGGGCTCAGGCGCCTTGGTGCTGGCTACCAAAAAAGGCGTGAAAATTGAAAAAGTTGAAGAACTAAAAGTGCTTTCTAAGATCGCTATGCCAGATGCAGCAAAGACGGTTTATGGCAAAAGAGCAAATGAATTTATGCAAAATGCAAAGATAAGTGACGAGCTAAAAGATAAAATTTTAGCAGTTGCTGGCGTTCCTCAAGTAGTTACTTATATATTAAACGGCGAAGTTGATGCTGGCTTTATCAACCAAACTGAGCTAAATGCACACAAAGACGAATTTGGTAGCTTTATCTTGATAGACAAGGCTCTTTACGCACCAGCAAATATCGTAGCTGCAAAGCTTGAAGGATGTGATAAAAAGACTGATTGCGTTAAATTTCTGGATGAGCTAAAAAGCGAGAGATCAAAAGAAATTTACACTAAATTTGGCATAAGATAA
- a CDS encoding nicotinate phosphoribosyltransferase — MNELELKMQGKIKRLTDKTFRLDPRIGEGYFTAKYFLKVNEIIKQNLPDQHVTMQFFQRRDDIVLCGIDEVLAIINKFAKNPSELEIYALDDGDIINANEPVLKISGKYENFGFLENVIDATLTRRSCVATNSRDVIRAANGKDVFSMADRQDDICTQPGDGYASFIGGIKKVATDAQGELTGLKGGGTMPHALIQMCGGDIVKASEIYAKTFENEKITALVDYNNDVITDALKATNALKERLGAVRVDTSKNLIDKYFDNKDTSGFDPHGVCKELIFALREALDKAGFKYVKIVVSSGFSPKIIKDFEAHNTPVDTYGVGSYLVKNDICGFTGDLVELNGKDEAKFGRKNFASDRLKRVKF; from the coding sequence ATGAACGAACTTGAGCTAAAGATGCAAGGCAAAATAAAAAGGCTAACAGATAAGACTTTTAGGCTAGATCCAAGGATCGGCGAGGGCTACTTTACTGCGAAATATTTTCTAAAAGTAAATGAGATAATTAAGCAAAACCTGCCTGATCAGCACGTGACAATGCAGTTCTTTCAAAGGCGCGATGATATCGTGCTTTGCGGTATCGACGAGGTTTTAGCTATCATCAATAAATTTGCCAAAAACCCAAGCGAGCTTGAAATTTACGCACTTGATGATGGCGATATCATAAATGCAAACGAGCCAGTTTTAAAGATAAGCGGCAAGTATGAAAATTTTGGCTTTTTAGAAAATGTGATCGACGCGACGCTTACTAGAAGAAGCTGTGTAGCGACAAACTCAAGAGATGTGATAAGAGCGGCAAATGGCAAGGACGTTTTCAGCATGGCAGACAGGCAAGATGACATCTGCACGCAACCAGGCGACGGCTATGCATCATTTATAGGCGGCATCAAAAAGGTCGCCACAGATGCTCAAGGCGAGCTTACTGGGCTAAAAGGTGGTGGCACCATGCCTCATGCGCTTATTCAAATGTGCGGTGGAGATATAGTAAAAGCCTCAGAAATTTATGCTAAAACCTTTGAAAATGAGAAGATCACGGCATTGGTTGATTATAATAACGACGTGATCACAGATGCATTAAAGGCTACAAACGCATTAAAAGAGAGGCTTGGCGCGGTTAGAGTGGATACTAGTAAAAATTTGATAGATAAATATTTTGATAATAAGGATACTAGCGGGTTTGACCCACACGGCGTTTGCAAGGAACTTATATTTGCTCTAAGAGAGGCGCTTGATAAAGCTGGCTTTAAATACGTTAAAATCGTCGTTAGTTCAGGCTTTAGCCCTAAAATTATAAAAGATTTTGAAGCTCATAACACGCCGGTTGATACTTATGGCGTGGGAAGTTATCTTGTTAAAAATGACATTTGTGGCTTTACAGGCGATCTAGTCGAGCTAAACGGCAAAGATGAGGCTAAATTTGGCAGGAAAAATTTCGCTTCAGATAGGCTAAAGAGAGTGAAATTTTAA
- a CDS encoding MqnA/MqnD/SBP family protein has protein sequence MYAAVKFGWVSSKNLAFTSKALDIETLNEEALKGTYEATAISFALYPKICDEYALLRCAVSFGKGYGPKLIKLKGKQLKRNFKVALSGKNTTNALLFRIAYPEARIVYKNFLEIENAVLSGEVDAGVLIHESILNFSDQLCVEREIWDIWSELNGENLPLPLGGMALRRSLPITDAIECERVLSEAVRIATSHKPFLSHMLMERNLIRVGKDELKTYLNLYANDESISMNETQLKALNKLYQIGYGKGFFEKPIDVNDYLIPTEYNEVRFS, from the coding sequence ATGTATGCCGCGGTCAAATTTGGCTGGGTTAGCAGTAAAAATTTAGCCTTTACATCAAAGGCGCTTGATATAGAAACGCTAAACGAAGAGGCGCTAAAAGGCACTTATGAAGCCACAGCGATCAGCTTTGCACTCTATCCAAAAATTTGCGACGAGTATGCGCTTTTACGCTGTGCGGTGAGCTTTGGAAAAGGATATGGCCCAAAGCTTATCAAGCTAAAAGGCAAGCAGCTAAAGCGAAATTTTAAGGTCGCACTCTCTGGCAAAAACACGACAAATGCCCTACTCTTTCGCATAGCCTATCCAGAGGCAAGGATAGTTTATAAAAATTTTCTTGAGATCGAAAATGCTGTGCTTAGTGGCGAGGTCGATGCTGGCGTGCTAATACATGAAAGTATCTTAAATTTCTCAGACCAGCTCTGCGTAGAGCGTGAAATTTGGGATATCTGGAGCGAGCTAAACGGCGAAAATTTGCCGCTTCCACTTGGTGGCATGGCGCTTAGACGAAGCCTACCGATAACTGACGCGATCGAGTGCGAAAGAGTGCTTAGCGAAGCTGTCAGGATCGCCACTTCGCACAAGCCATTTTTATCTCACATGCTAATGGAGCGAAATCTCATCAGAGTTGGCAAAGACGAGCTAAAAACGTATCTAAATTTATACGCAAATGACGAGTCTATAAGCATGAACGAAACGCAGCTAAAAGCACTAAACAAGCTCTATCAAATAGGCTATGGCAAAGGCTTTTTCGAAAAGCCAATCGATGTAAACGACTATCTCATTCCAACTGAATACAACGAAGTAAGGTTTAGCTGA
- the fliQ gene encoding flagellar biosynthesis protein FliQ produces the protein MMQSTLVSLGVETFKIALYISLPMLLSGLIAGLIISIFQATTQINETTLSFVPKILLVVVVIIFLMPWMISMMVEFTTRMLDFIPEFIQ, from the coding sequence CTGATGCAAAGTACGCTTGTCTCGCTTGGAGTTGAAACCTTTAAAATCGCCCTTTATATTAGCCTTCCGATGCTGCTAAGCGGCCTAATCGCAGGTCTTATCATCTCCATTTTTCAAGCAACCACGCAAATAAATGAAACCACGCTAAGCTTTGTGCCAAAAATTTTGCTAGTCGTCGTTGTAATCATATTTTTAATGCCTTGGATGATCTCGATGATGGTTGAATTTACCACTCGAATGCTTGATTTTATACCGGAATTTATCCAGTGA
- a CDS encoding UDP-N-acetylmuramate dehydrogenase, giving the protein MTRLVDFSKFTSVRIGGVHEIFEVNSLEDLNSPHFLGAVMIGGGNNLLISPNPPKMAMLGKSFDYVNLERLGDKIYLEIGAATKSAKIYNFSKQNNIADLEFLKNIPGTFGGLIKMNAGLLKFSISDNLTHVRLARGWVSKDEINFSYRHSGIDEAILGAKFELHSGFDASISDAISAKRANQPKGASFGSCFVNPEGYFAGALLEAVGLKGYAIGGAKFSEEHANFLINFNHASFEDATSLINLAKARVLEKFGVELKTEVCIL; this is encoded by the coding sequence GTGACGAGGCTCGTTGACTTTTCTAAATTTACCTCGGTTAGGATAGGCGGCGTGCATGAAATTTTTGAGGTAAATAGCCTTGAAGACCTAAACTCACCTCACTTTTTAGGTGCTGTGATGATAGGCGGAGGCAACAACCTTCTTATCTCGCCAAATCCCCCAAAAATGGCGATGCTTGGCAAGAGTTTTGACTATGTAAATTTAGAACGCTTAGGCGATAAAATTTACCTTGAGATAGGTGCTGCGACAAAATCTGCCAAAATTTATAACTTCTCAAAACAAAACAACATCGCTGACCTTGAGTTTTTAAAAAATATCCCAGGCACGTTTGGCGGACTTATCAAAATGAACGCTGGGTTGCTTAAATTTAGTATAAGTGACAACCTCACGCATGTGCGTCTGGCTCGTGGATGGGTGAGCAAAGATGAGATAAACTTTAGCTACCGCCACAGCGGCATAGATGAGGCCATTTTGGGAGCTAAATTTGAGCTTCACAGCGGTTTTGACGCAAGCATTTCTGATGCCATAAGCGCAAAAAGGGCAAATCAGCCAAAAGGAGCTAGCTTTGGTAGCTGCTTTGTAAATCCAGAGGGGTACTTTGCGGGGGCTTTGCTTGAGGCGGTCGGGCTAAAAGGATACGCTATTGGCGGAGCGAAATTTAGCGAAGAGCACGCAAATTTTTTGATAAATTTTAACCACGCAAGCTTTGAGGACGCTACTAGCCTTATAAATTTGGCAAAGGCTAGAGTTTTAGAGAAATTTGGCGTAGAGCTTAAGACTGAAGTTTGCATTTTATAA